The following coding sequences are from one Microbulbifer sp. TB1203 window:
- a CDS encoding GH36-type glycosyl hydrolase domain-containing protein, protein MENPSDLVSSAEDGSRCRLHSPTAMPAAGAFLWNRRMMIQANCRGFAVARFMQPEPASYARGPNIEATTFMQPEQPYYAHHPGRFLYIKDEQSGALFSAPHEPVRAAPDSFCFTAAPEEITWEVQKHGLRASMGLSLPVDEVVELWQCEIANTSAEARVVSVYPYFPVGYMSWMNQSAEYRADLGGIVCSSVTPYQKVEDYFKNRDFKDKTFFLHETSPEAWEACQQAFEGEGGLHNPDAVQKPLLGCGDARYQMPAAVLQYRLQLQPGESRTLRFLFGPARDEEEILALRERYLSADGFTAAADGYRRYLEQGRGCLHIDTPDRELNHFVNHWLPRQVFYHGDVNRLTTDPQTRNYLQDHMGMAYIRPQTAREAFLHALAQQKPDGAMPDGILLDANSELKYINQVPHTDHCVWLPVCLSAYLDETGDYALLDEPVPGQGGRSVFECVSRALEHLAAARDERGLSYINQGDWCDPMNMAGYRGKGVSGWLSLAAAYGLKLWAQICVQRNEGALAEKYLSTAEEINRAVNRHLWDGDWFARGITDEGVAFGVRDDREGRIYLNPQSWALLSGAADDGQRARMLRAVEEQLETPFGPVMLAPAYTAMREDVGRLTQKHPGSAENGSVYNHAAIFYIHSLYGVGESDIAWSLLRKMIPGPDPEDLLRRGQLPVFVPNYYRGAWHQYPEHAGRSSQLFNTGTAAWLYRCVLEQLFGLKGERSGLRIAPQLPSHWQRARVERHFRGAVFEVDFIRAAEAEKQRVELDGVPLREPLISPIEAGRRYQLRILLPATNASSPVGCAMRTEPASV, encoded by the coding sequence ATGGAAAACCCGTCGGATCTCGTGAGCAGCGCCGAGGATGGCAGCCGTTGCCGGCTGCACAGCCCCACCGCCATGCCCGCCGCCGGCGCCTTCCTGTGGAACCGGCGCATGATGATCCAGGCCAACTGCCGCGGCTTTGCAGTGGCGCGGTTTATGCAGCCGGAACCGGCCAGCTATGCCCGTGGGCCCAACATAGAAGCCACCACTTTTATGCAGCCGGAGCAGCCGTATTATGCCCACCACCCCGGCCGCTTTCTGTATATCAAGGACGAGCAGAGCGGAGCGCTTTTCTCCGCACCCCACGAGCCGGTGCGCGCGGCACCCGACAGCTTTTGCTTTACTGCGGCGCCGGAAGAAATTACCTGGGAAGTGCAAAAGCACGGCCTGCGCGCCTCCATGGGGCTCAGCCTGCCCGTCGACGAGGTGGTGGAGCTGTGGCAGTGCGAAATTGCCAACACCTCCGCGGAGGCGCGGGTTGTTTCCGTCTATCCCTATTTCCCCGTCGGCTATATGAGCTGGATGAACCAGTCCGCCGAATACCGGGCCGACCTGGGTGGCATCGTCTGCTCCAGCGTGACGCCCTACCAGAAGGTCGAGGATTATTTCAAAAACCGCGATTTCAAGGACAAGACCTTTTTCCTGCACGAAACATCTCCGGAGGCCTGGGAGGCGTGCCAGCAGGCTTTCGAGGGTGAGGGCGGCCTGCACAATCCGGATGCCGTTCAAAAGCCGTTGCTCGGCTGCGGAGATGCGCGCTACCAGATGCCGGCGGCGGTGTTGCAATACCGTCTTCAATTGCAGCCGGGAGAAAGCCGCACCCTGCGTTTCCTGTTCGGCCCCGCCCGCGACGAAGAGGAAATTCTTGCGCTGCGCGAGCGGTATCTCTCCGCCGACGGATTTACCGCGGCCGCGGACGGTTACCGGCGCTACCTGGAGCAGGGGCGCGGCTGTCTCCACATTGATACACCGGACAGGGAACTGAATCATTTCGTCAACCACTGGCTGCCGCGCCAGGTTTTCTATCACGGCGACGTAAACCGCCTGACCACCGACCCGCAGACCCGCAACTACCTGCAGGATCATATGGGCATGGCCTATATCCGCCCGCAGACCGCGCGCGAGGCATTTTTACACGCCCTGGCCCAGCAGAAGCCGGACGGCGCTATGCCGGACGGCATACTGCTCGATGCGAATTCGGAGCTGAAATATATCAACCAGGTGCCGCACACGGACCATTGCGTGTGGCTGCCGGTTTGCCTCAGTGCCTACCTGGATGAGACCGGCGACTATGCCCTGCTGGACGAGCCCGTGCCCGGGCAGGGCGGTCGCAGCGTTTTCGAGTGCGTCAGCCGGGCTCTGGAACACTTGGCGGCGGCGCGGGACGAGCGGGGCCTCAGTTACATCAACCAGGGTGACTGGTGCGACCCGATGAATATGGCCGGCTATCGGGGAAAAGGTGTCTCCGGGTGGCTGTCCCTGGCCGCGGCTTACGGACTGAAACTCTGGGCGCAGATCTGTGTGCAGCGGAATGAAGGTGCACTCGCAGAAAAATACCTCTCCACGGCGGAGGAAATCAATCGCGCGGTAAACCGCCACCTGTGGGACGGCGACTGGTTCGCGCGCGGTATCACCGACGAGGGCGTCGCTTTCGGTGTGCGCGACGATCGCGAGGGACGCATCTATCTCAACCCGCAGAGCTGGGCGCTGCTCTCCGGCGCCGCGGACGACGGACAGCGCGCGCGCATGCTGCGCGCCGTTGAAGAACAACTGGAAACCCCCTTCGGCCCGGTGATGCTCGCGCCCGCCTACACCGCCATGCGCGAAGACGTGGGCCGGCTCACCCAGAAGCACCCGGGCAGTGCGGAAAACGGTTCCGTGTACAATCACGCGGCGATTTTTTATATCCACAGCCTCTACGGCGTCGGCGAAAGCGATATAGCCTGGAGTTTGTTGCGGAAAATGATTCCCGGCCCCGATCCGGAGGACCTGCTGCGGCGCGGCCAGTTGCCGGTATTCGTGCCCAATTACTACCGCGGCGCCTGGCACCAGTACCCGGAGCACGCGGGTCGCTCCAGCCAGCTGTTCAACACCGGAACCGCCGCCTGGCTGTACCGCTGCGTGCTGGAGCAGCTGTTCGGATTGAAAGGAGAGCGGTCGGGCCTGCGCATAGCGCCACAGCTGCCGTCGCACTGGCAGCGGGCGCGGGTGGAACGCCATTTCCGCGGCGCCGTCTTCGAAGTGGATTTTATCCGCGCGGCGGAGGCGGAAAAGCAGCGCGTGGAGCTGGACGGAGTTCCTTTGCGCGAGCCTTTGATCAGTCCGATAGAAGCGGGACGCCGCTACCAGCTGCGCATATTACTGCCCGCCACCAACGCTTCTTCACCCGTAGGGTGCGCCATGCGCACCGAACCGGCATCGGTTTGA
- a CDS encoding SMP-30/gluconolactonase/LRE family protein codes for MFIKFATFYAGLIFLAQGAIAASPVIAEGAELKLVSSDFAFTEGPAADKEGNVFFTDQPNNKIWKYGVDGKLSLFMDDAGRANGLYFDGDGKLLACADDKGQLWSIGPGGEISVLLENFDGRRLNGPNDLWVAPDGGIYFTDPFYLRDYWDRSEKEIEAEAVYYLPPDRKQVVRVAGDLVKPNGIIGSADGGKLYVADIGANKTYVYSVVEDGRLSDKRLFTEMGSDGMTLDAQGNLYLTGKGVTVFDSEGRQVEHIPVPEDWTANVTFGGEQRRTLFITAMDSVYTLEMRVAGL; via the coding sequence ATGTTCATTAAATTTGCGACTTTTTATGCCGGGCTGATTTTCCTCGCCCAGGGCGCGATCGCGGCGAGTCCGGTTATCGCCGAAGGCGCGGAACTGAAACTGGTATCGAGCGACTTCGCGTTTACCGAAGGCCCGGCCGCGGACAAGGAGGGCAATGTATTTTTCACCGACCAGCCGAACAACAAAATCTGGAAGTACGGCGTCGACGGAAAACTCTCCCTGTTTATGGACGACGCCGGCCGCGCAAACGGCCTGTATTTCGATGGCGACGGCAAGCTGCTGGCCTGCGCCGATGACAAGGGGCAGCTGTGGAGCATCGGTCCGGGCGGGGAGATCAGCGTACTGCTGGAAAATTTCGACGGAAGGCGGCTAAACGGCCCCAACGACCTCTGGGTTGCTCCCGATGGCGGCATCTACTTTACCGATCCGTTTTATCTGCGCGACTACTGGGACAGAAGCGAAAAAGAGATCGAAGCCGAAGCCGTCTACTATCTCCCTCCAGACCGCAAGCAAGTCGTCCGCGTTGCCGGCGACCTGGTGAAACCCAACGGGATTATCGGCAGTGCCGACGGCGGGAAACTGTACGTGGCCGATATAGGCGCGAACAAAACTTACGTCTACTCGGTGGTGGAAGACGGGCGCCTGTCCGACAAAAGGCTATTCACCGAAATGGGCTCCGATGGCATGACCCTGGATGCGCAGGGCAACCTGTATTTAACCGGCAAGGGCGTTACCGTGTTCGACAGCGAAGGCCGGCAGGTGGAGCACATCCCGGTGCCCGAAGACTGGACCGCCAATGTCACCTTCGGCGGCGAACAGCGCAGAACACTGTTTATCACCGCCATGGATTCCGTCTACACCCTGGAAATGCGCGTCGCCGGTCTTTAG